One genomic region from Croceicoccus sp. YJ47 encodes:
- a CDS encoding carbohydrate porin, whose amino-acid sequence MSGTSVRAGAALPATPAPFARHAVTAALALVPALIVASPAAAQVARDAGSAVADPADLPPPSLPEPATGPRAAYQPFADEGITLAISYTGEGATNLTGGIRRDAAYTGQIYVGADLDMERIAGLSGGTVHAAVTNRHGKSLTDVAIGNNTSVQEVFGTQNTHLAILTYEQRLLDDRLMIEAGKSVANIHFLNSPLYCHFQSNAICGNPTFVFKNSNFTYFPASSWMAHARAAFTDDIALHVGVYEVNPERKRADDNGFVFDFSGATGVVVPWEVEYTPDAGLVSGLPGRYILGGWIDRGKYADPLRDEAGGIAILSGRDPLERRGRSGLYLRAEQKVTGAGNGDPRGLSLFGVVMTNLSGEVELSDFRAAGAVQTGTFAGRDTDTFGIMITDQRFSDLAIARMGAARASAGGTTDIARHQYMAELHYGMQLTPAIRISPNVQYIIDPDQTGAPFRTTDIPDALVLGLKFTIDGPTLLGAAR is encoded by the coding sequence ATGTCCGGAACCTCTGTCCGGGCGGGCGCTGCCCTGCCCGCCACGCCTGCGCCTTTCGCGCGCCACGCGGTGACCGCCGCTCTCGCTCTCGTGCCCGCCCTTATCGTCGCATCGCCTGCGGCGGCGCAGGTGGCGCGCGACGCGGGCAGCGCCGTGGCGGACCCCGCCGACCTGCCGCCGCCCTCGCTTCCCGAACCGGCCACGGGCCCGCGCGCCGCGTACCAGCCTTTCGCCGATGAGGGCATCACCCTCGCGATCAGCTATACCGGCGAGGGCGCCACCAATCTCACCGGCGGGATCCGCAGGGACGCGGCCTATACCGGGCAGATCTATGTCGGAGCCGATCTCGACATGGAGCGTATCGCCGGCCTTTCGGGCGGCACGGTGCACGCCGCGGTCACCAACCGCCATGGCAAGAGCCTGACCGACGTGGCGATCGGCAACAACACCTCGGTTCAGGAGGTTTTCGGCACGCAGAACACGCATCTCGCCATCCTCACCTACGAACAGCGCTTGCTTGACGACCGGCTCATGATCGAGGCGGGCAAGAGCGTCGCCAATATCCATTTCCTCAATTCGCCGCTCTACTGCCATTTTCAGAGCAATGCGATCTGCGGCAATCCCACCTTCGTCTTCAAGAACAGCAATTTCACCTATTTCCCGGCGTCGAGCTGGATGGCGCATGCCCGCGCCGCCTTCACCGACGACATCGCGCTCCATGTTGGCGTCTACGAGGTCAATCCCGAGCGTAAGCGCGCCGACGACAACGGTTTTGTCTTCGACTTTTCGGGCGCGACCGGCGTCGTCGTGCCGTGGGAGGTCGAATATACGCCGGATGCGGGATTGGTGTCCGGGCTGCCCGGCCGCTATATCCTCGGCGGGTGGATCGACCGGGGCAAATATGCCGATCCCCTTCGCGACGAGGCGGGCGGCATCGCGATCCTGAGCGGGCGCGATCCGCTGGAGCGTCGGGGCCGGTCGGGCCTCTACCTCCGCGCCGAACAGAAAGTCACCGGCGCCGGAAACGGCGATCCGCGCGGCCTGTCGCTGTTCGGCGTGGTCATGACCAATCTTTCGGGCGAGGTGGAGCTGTCGGATTTCCGGGCGGCGGGCGCCGTGCAGACCGGCACGTTCGCGGGCCGCGACACCGATACGTTCGGCATCATGATCACGGATCAGCGTTTTTCCGACCTCGCCATCGCGCGCATGGGCGCCGCGCGCGCGTCGGCGGGCGGAACCACGGATATTGCACGGCACCAATACATGGCGGAATTGCATTACGGCATGCAGCTCACGCCCGCGATCCGCATATCGCCGAACGTGCAATATATCATCGACCCGGATCAGACCGGCGCCCCGTTCCGCACCACGGATATTCCCGATGCGCTGGTGCTCGGCCTGAAATTCACGATCGACGGGCCGACCCTTCTGGGCGCCGCGCGCTGA
- a CDS encoding HlyD family secretion protein, with the protein MPDRPQHSAHFTTLAGMRPPRIARVVALLILGGIALSAAILFFVPWVQTAQGTGEVIALDPDDRVREVTSLIGGRVTEFYVQDGEEVSEGDPIARVEDVDPRLIERLQAERDQLMMEIDAIARRRQVAMLDVDRNRQLFNEGLGSRRDFEQAQIKVAEADATLADARARVQRIDTELSRQSAQIVRAPRNGRVQQINVAAGSELVSQGTVLAVIAPEEIERAVELYINGRDVPLIHDGSPVRLEFEGFPAVQLSGWPSLAQGIYDGQVRSVDPIAQPNGLFRVIVEPVPGKSDWPGRRFVRQGSKVMGWVQGEEVSVGYELWRQLNDFPLEFGPRADAAYGGGAGEGASSGAGGGQAPAK; encoded by the coding sequence ATGCCTGATCGTCCCCAGCACAGCGCCCACTTTACCACGCTGGCCGGCATGCGTCCGCCCCGCATCGCACGCGTCGTCGCACTCCTGATCCTGGGCGGGATTGCGCTGTCGGCGGCGATCCTGTTCTTCGTCCCTTGGGTGCAGACGGCCCAGGGCACGGGCGAGGTCATCGCGCTCGACCCCGACGACCGCGTGCGCGAGGTGACGTCGCTGATCGGCGGGCGGGTCACCGAATTCTACGTGCAGGACGGCGAGGAAGTGTCCGAAGGCGACCCCATCGCGCGTGTCGAGGATGTCGACCCGCGCCTGATCGAACGTCTTCAGGCCGAGCGCGATCAGCTTATGATGGAGATCGACGCGATCGCGCGGCGGCGGCAGGTCGCCATGCTCGACGTCGACCGCAACCGGCAATTGTTCAACGAAGGGCTGGGCTCCCGCCGCGATTTCGAACAGGCGCAGATCAAGGTCGCGGAGGCCGACGCCACGCTGGCCGATGCGCGCGCGCGGGTGCAGCGCATCGATACCGAACTCAGCCGGCAATCGGCGCAGATCGTGCGTGCGCCGCGCAACGGGCGAGTGCAGCAGATCAATGTTGCGGCGGGAAGCGAGCTCGTCTCGCAAGGCACGGTGTTGGCCGTGATCGCGCCGGAGGAGATCGAGCGCGCCGTCGAGCTTTACATCAACGGGCGCGACGTGCCGCTCATCCATGATGGCAGCCCGGTCCGGCTCGAGTTCGAGGGGTTTCCCGCCGTGCAGCTGAGCGGGTGGCCCTCGCTCGCGCAGGGAATCTATGACGGGCAGGTGCGCTCGGTCGATCCCATCGCGCAGCCGAACGGGCTTTTCCGCGTCATCGTGGAACCGGTGCCGGGCAAGAGCGACTGGCCCGGGCGCCGCTTCGTCCGGCAGGGCAGCAAGGTGATGGGCTGGGTGCAGGGCGAGGAAGTGTCGGTCGGCTACGAATTGTGGCGGCAGCTCAATGATTTCCCGCTCGAATTCGGGCCGCGCGCCGATGCGGCCTATGGCGGCGGCGCGGGCGAGGGGGCATCTTCGGGCGCCGGTGGCGGACAGGCGCCGGCGAAATGA
- the ptsP gene encoding phosphoenolpyruvate--protein phosphotransferase — translation MRTARSLSAREKRDAERAEEKAAAPIHGWKPEHEAEMVTGVAASPGLAIGTVHVLAAAELDVPDTPVDLVTGGAELDAALGTTRAHMKALIDDTTRRLGAGDAAIFTAQAELLDDTDLITLACQMMVEGHGVAWSWHNAVERIAGRFAALGNPVLAARAADLRDVGRRVLAQLDPSLSNGSLADLPDTPVILVASDLSPSDTATLDTERVAGIATALGGPTSHSAILARTLGLPSVVAGGAKLLATRPGTTAIVDGDSGRIWIDPAAQDLQSARDWIAKLDRQRAAQEAERGKPAITSDGVRIEVSANVNRPDQVSFAMTQGGEGVGLMRTEFLFLEAGETPDEDAQYGIYRAMIDALDGRPLIVRALDIGGDKQVPHLALPQEENPFLGVRGARLLLRRPDLLDPQLRALYRAAKGGGPLSIMFPMITSAWELIRLRARCEEIRAELNAPAVPIGIMIEVPAAAVQARVLAEHADFFSVGTNDLTQYALAIDRQNPELASEADSLHPAVLNLIATCVEGARAHGRWVGVCGGLAGDPFGAAILAGLGVTELSMTPRDIPAVKARLRTSSLADLETLAGHALHAASADDVRALDRKGSPTEPHGAANEAQDATA, via the coding sequence GTGCGCACGGCGCGCAGCCTCTCCGCCCGTGAAAAGCGCGATGCCGAACGCGCCGAGGAAAAGGCCGCCGCGCCGATCCACGGCTGGAAACCGGAACACGAGGCCGAAATGGTGACCGGCGTCGCGGCGAGCCCCGGCCTTGCCATTGGCACCGTCCACGTGCTGGCCGCGGCCGAACTCGACGTGCCCGACACGCCGGTCGATCTCGTCACGGGCGGTGCCGAGCTCGATGCCGCGCTGGGCACGACGCGCGCGCATATGAAGGCGTTGATCGATGACACGACCCGGCGGCTGGGCGCAGGCGATGCGGCGATCTTCACGGCGCAGGCCGAATTGCTCGACGATACCGACCTCATCACCCTCGCGTGTCAGATGATGGTGGAAGGGCACGGGGTCGCCTGGTCATGGCACAATGCGGTGGAACGGATCGCCGGGCGTTTCGCGGCGCTTGGCAATCCGGTGCTGGCGGCGCGGGCCGCGGATCTGCGCGATGTGGGCCGCCGCGTCCTGGCACAGCTCGATCCGTCGTTGTCGAACGGGTCGCTGGCCGATCTTCCCGATACGCCGGTGATCCTCGTCGCGTCCGACCTTTCCCCGTCGGACACCGCCACGCTCGACACCGAACGGGTGGCGGGCATCGCCACCGCACTGGGCGGGCCAACGTCGCATAGCGCGATCCTTGCCCGGACGCTCGGCCTGCCGTCGGTCGTGGCGGGCGGCGCGAAACTGCTCGCGACGCGGCCCGGCACCACCGCCATCGTCGACGGCGACAGCGGGCGCATCTGGATCGATCCGGCGGCGCAGGATCTGCAATCCGCGCGCGACTGGATCGCGAAACTGGACCGGCAACGCGCGGCGCAGGAAGCCGAGCGTGGCAAGCCCGCGATCACCAGCGATGGCGTGCGTATCGAGGTTTCCGCCAATGTGAACCGCCCCGATCAGGTCTCCTTCGCAATGACGCAGGGCGGCGAAGGGGTCGGGCTGATGCGGACCGAATTCCTGTTCCTCGAGGCGGGCGAAACCCCGGACGAGGACGCGCAATATGGCATCTATCGCGCGATGATCGATGCGCTCGATGGCCGCCCGCTCATCGTGCGCGCGCTCGACATCGGCGGTGACAAGCAGGTCCCGCATCTGGCCCTGCCGCAGGAGGAGAACCCGTTTCTCGGCGTGCGGGGCGCGCGGTTGCTGCTGCGCCGGCCGGACCTGCTCGACCCGCAATTGCGCGCGCTTTACCGTGCGGCAAAGGGCGGCGGACCGCTCTCCATCATGTTCCCGATGATCACCTCGGCATGGGAACTGATCAGGCTGCGCGCCCGGTGCGAGGAAATCCGGGCCGAGCTGAACGCCCCCGCGGTGCCCATCGGCATCATGATCGAGGTGCCCGCCGCCGCGGTGCAGGCCCGCGTGCTTGCCGAACATGCCGATTTCTTTTCGGTGGGGACCAACGATCTCACGCAATATGCGCTCGCCATCGACCGGCAGAACCCCGAACTGGCGAGCGAGGCGGACAGCCTTCACCCCGCCGTGCTCAACCTCATCGCCACCTGTGTCGAGGGGGCGCGGGCGCATGGCCGGTGGGTCGGCGTGTGCGGCGGGCTTGCCGGCGATCCTTTCGGAGCGGCGATCCTGGCGGGGCTCGGCGTGACGGAACTGTCCATGACTCCGCGCGATATTCCCGCGGTGAAGGCACGGCTGCGCACCTCCAGCCTCGCCGATCTGGAGACGCTCGCCGGCCACGCGCTGCACGCCGCGAGCGCCGACGATGTTCGCGCGCTCGACCGTAAAGGCTCGCCCACCGAACCGCATGGTGCCGCGAACGAAGCGCAGGACGCCACGGCATGA
- the pfkB gene encoding 1-phosphofructokinase, which translates to MSTLTVTLNPAIDQTVTLDRLTPGAVHRARDARAHAGGKGINVASCLADWRAAHPVGDIAAYGFLGSDNAAPFDTLFGAKSIADRMTHVGGATRTNLKLVDEAGTTDINLRGIAVTPDMTGTLCDGLAQAVRGDDLIVLAGSVPPGCPPDIYASLTARLRERGGTVLLDTSGAPLRLALDADSLPHVVKPNRDELAEWIGRPVETTDELLDAARRLHRRGVALVVVSAGEDGALFVSREGALTARLSVDTIASTVGAGDAMVAGIAAALIEEAPLERIARLATAFAVGKLGREGPNLPPADQIATLAAKVEILWLDKPETHGRRDNAARLERTNGLGEAE; encoded by the coding sequence ATGAGCACGCTGACCGTCACGCTCAACCCCGCCATCGATCAGACGGTCACGCTGGACCGGCTCACCCCCGGCGCCGTGCACCGCGCCCGCGACGCCCGCGCCCATGCGGGCGGCAAGGGGATCAATGTCGCAAGCTGCCTTGCCGATTGGCGGGCGGCACATCCGGTCGGCGACATCGCGGCCTACGGGTTCCTGGGCTCAGACAATGCGGCGCCGTTCGATACGCTTTTCGGCGCGAAATCCATTGCGGACCGGATGACGCACGTCGGCGGCGCGACCCGCACCAATCTCAAGCTGGTGGACGAGGCCGGCACCACCGACATCAACCTCCGCGGCATCGCGGTCACACCCGACATGACGGGCACGCTTTGCGACGGTCTGGCGCAGGCAGTGCGCGGGGACGATCTCATCGTGCTCGCCGGGAGCGTCCCGCCGGGATGTCCGCCCGATATTTACGCTTCCCTGACGGCGCGGCTGCGCGAACGGGGCGGCACCGTCCTTCTGGACACCAGCGGGGCGCCGCTTCGGCTGGCGCTGGATGCCGATAGCTTGCCCCATGTGGTGAAGCCCAATCGCGACGAACTCGCCGAATGGATCGGGCGGCCGGTCGAAACAACGGATGAATTGCTCGATGCCGCGCGCAGGCTCCACCGGCGCGGGGTCGCGCTGGTGGTGGTGTCGGCGGGTGAGGACGGGGCGCTGTTCGTTTCGCGCGAAGGGGCGCTGACCGCCCGCCTTTCCGTGGACACCATCGCCAGCACGGTCGGCGCGGGCGATGCGATGGTGGCCGGTATCGCCGCCGCGCTGATCGAGGAGGCGCCGCTCGAAAGGATCGCCCGCCTCGCCACGGCCTTCGCGGTGGGCAAGCTGGGCCGGGAGGGACCGAACCTCCCCCCCGCGGACCAGATCGCGACATTGGCGGCAAAAGTCGAAATCCTCTGGCTGGACAAGCCTGAGACACACGGGCGCCGTGACAATGCGGCAAGGCTGGAACGCACGAACGGGCTGGGAGAGGCCGAATGA
- a CDS encoding TolC family protein, producing MLRSSARTAPQIIETLAGIRQAEGRALSAQGAFDIVFDAEGRGRALGYYDGTYLTGEAKRPLRDNGGYLYGKYRVARGDFPIYEDQYFTNQLGEVKVGGLYSLLRDRLIDERRAKLSIASQDIDIARFESQATAIGVQVRAMRAYQQWLAAGLRLNVYRDLLALAEQRRGGISRQIELGARASILLTENDQNLVRRRARVIDAEQTFVSAANDLSLFYRDADGRPVRPTAAQLPASGAALAGPGAVVESFALRDRPEIRTLLARVDQGLARLALAENDLSPRLDAFGEVGKDFGPEGLGGPSRTPLELIVGFRFSMPLENRAARGRIRTAQGELDALEWRQQYQRDQIVNEIENLAIEIETTRRLVEITEEELALAQKLAAAERRRFQLGATDFFVVNQREELVADIAVRLVDTQLRYAGAKAAYAAAVVDREALGLVR from the coding sequence GTGCTGCGCTCGTCCGCCCGCACCGCGCCGCAGATCATCGAAACGCTCGCCGGCATCCGGCAGGCCGAAGGGCGCGCGCTGTCCGCACAGGGTGCGTTCGACATCGTGTTCGATGCCGAGGGGCGCGGGCGGGCGCTCGGCTATTACGACGGGACCTATCTCACCGGAGAGGCGAAGCGGCCGCTGCGCGACAATGGCGGCTATCTCTATGGCAAGTATCGCGTGGCGCGCGGCGATTTCCCGATTTACGAGGACCAGTATTTCACGAACCAGCTGGGCGAGGTGAAGGTCGGCGGGCTGTATTCGCTGCTGCGTGACCGGCTGATCGACGAGCGCCGCGCCAAGCTCAGCATCGCGAGCCAGGATATCGACATCGCCCGCTTCGAATCGCAGGCGACCGCGATCGGCGTGCAGGTGCGCGCGATGCGGGCGTATCAGCAATGGCTGGCCGCCGGCCTGCGGCTCAACGTGTATCGCGATCTGCTCGCGCTGGCCGAGCAGCGGCGCGGCGGCATCTCCCGGCAGATCGAGCTGGGCGCGCGTGCCTCGATCCTGCTGACCGAGAACGATCAGAATCTGGTCCGTCGCCGTGCCCGCGTCATCGATGCGGAGCAGACATTCGTGTCCGCCGCCAACGATCTTTCGCTGTTCTACCGCGATGCCGACGGCCGGCCCGTGCGCCCCACCGCCGCGCAATTGCCGGCAAGCGGTGCCGCACTGGCGGGGCCGGGGGCGGTCGTCGAAAGCTTCGCCCTGCGCGACCGGCCCGAGATCCGGACCCTGCTTGCCCGCGTGGATCAGGGGCTGGCGAGGCTGGCGCTGGCGGAAAACGATCTGTCGCCGCGGCTCGACGCATTTGGCGAGGTCGGCAAGGATTTCGGCCCCGAAGGGCTTGGCGGGCCGAGCCGGACCCCGCTCGAGCTGATCGTGGGGTTCCGCTTTTCCATGCCGCTCGAAAACCGGGCGGCGCGGGGGCGTATCCGCACGGCGCAGGGCGAGCTCGACGCGCTCGAATGGCGGCAGCAATATCAGCGCGACCAGATCGTGAACGAGATCGAGAACCTCGCGATCGAGATTGAGACGACGCGCCGCCTCGTCGAGATTACCGAGGAGGAGCTCGCGCTCGCGCAGAAGCTCGCCGCTGCCGAACGCCGCCGCTTTCAGCTGGGGGCGACCGATTTCTTCGTCGTCAACCAACGCGAGGAACTGGTCGCGGATATCGCTGTCCGGCTGGTCGATACGCAATTGCGCTATGCCGGGGCGAAGGCCGCCTATGCCGCCGCCGTCGTCGACCGCGAGGCGCTCGGCCTCGTTCGCTAG
- a CDS encoding PTS sugar transporter subunit IIA, which translates to MPAGPTPTHARKSHIRIAATAASKDDAIRQAGQLLVAGGAVDPGYVESMLSREAVANTFLGSGVAIPHGLKEDRGLVHHGGIAVLQLRDGVEWNPGQVAHLVVGIAANSDNHIVILRRLTRLIQDEDRLRALIEADDPDMIARALETDEAPDRETAHATDFGQSETWVVDYPSGLHARPAAAWVDSAKSGKARLRVRHKNESADPRSLISLLQLGLRAGDEIVFSAEGTARATHSTRSCARRAASPPVKSAMPNAPRKRPPRRSTAGNRNTRPKW; encoded by the coding sequence ATGCCGGCAGGCCCCACGCCGACGCACGCGCGCAAATCGCACATCCGTATCGCCGCCACCGCCGCGTCGAAGGACGATGCGATCCGCCAGGCAGGCCAGCTTCTCGTGGCGGGCGGCGCGGTCGATCCCGGCTATGTCGAATCGATGCTCTCGCGCGAGGCGGTGGCGAACACGTTCCTGGGTTCGGGCGTCGCGATTCCGCATGGGCTGAAGGAAGATCGCGGGCTCGTGCATCACGGCGGCATCGCGGTGCTCCAACTGCGCGACGGGGTGGAATGGAACCCCGGACAGGTTGCGCATCTGGTCGTCGGCATCGCCGCCAATTCCGACAATCACATCGTCATCCTGCGCCGGTTGACCCGGCTTATTCAGGATGAGGACCGGCTTCGCGCGCTGATCGAGGCGGACGATCCGGACATGATCGCCCGCGCGCTCGAAACCGACGAGGCACCCGACCGCGAAACCGCCCACGCCACCGATTTCGGGCAGAGCGAGACATGGGTCGTCGACTACCCCTCCGGCCTGCACGCCCGTCCCGCCGCCGCCTGGGTCGACAGCGCCAAGTCCGGCAAGGCCCGGCTCCGCGTGCGCCACAAGAACGAAAGCGCCGACCCGCGCAGCCTGATCTCCCTGCTGCAACTCGGGCTCCGTGCCGGCGATGAAATCGTGTTCTCGGCCGAGGGGACGGCGCGCGCGACGCACTCGACGCGCTCGTGCGCACGGCGCGCAGCCTCTCCGCCCGTGAAAAGCGCGATGCCGAACGCGCCGAGGAAAAGGCCGCCGCGCCGATCCACGGCTGGAAACCGGAACACGAGGCCGAAATGGTGA
- a CDS encoding Nramp family divalent metal transporter, giving the protein MWRHLGPGIVVAATGVGAGDLVATLIAGSRFGYALLWAAVAGCIVKIALSEGSARYHLATGSTILAGWRSLGRWTGWYFGIYVVIWGFIYGATAMSATALPLTALFPALSLRSWAMIAGVFGFVFVWFNRYDTFETVMKILVGTMFVIMVGLAILVAPGLPDLARGMAFSLPEGSLFYTLGLIGGVGGTITTAAYGYWTQAKGWRGTPWLPMMRVDNAVAYVVTGIFVVAMLIVGAELLHSAGIALEDSDRGLLGLSDVLEARFGRLVAALFLVGFAATSVSSLLGVWQGMSLFFSDWWYQLRGRDEAEGGREGSTAYRVYLGWLTFPPMILLFADRPFLLVIVYGAFGALFMPFLAITLLLLNNSDRLPAAARNGAVANVTLAGSAVLFVILAVQQVVQLAG; this is encoded by the coding sequence ATGTGGCGCCATCTTGGCCCCGGCATCGTCGTCGCGGCGACGGGCGTCGGGGCCGGCGATCTCGTCGCCACGCTCATCGCGGGTTCGCGATTTGGCTATGCGCTTTTATGGGCGGCGGTGGCCGGATGCATCGTGAAGATCGCGCTTTCCGAAGGGTCGGCGCGCTACCACCTCGCCACCGGCTCGACCATCCTTGCCGGCTGGCGCTCGCTCGGGCGGTGGACGGGGTGGTATTTCGGGATCTACGTCGTCATCTGGGGCTTCATCTACGGCGCCACGGCGATGAGCGCGACCGCGCTCCCGCTCACCGCGCTGTTTCCGGCGCTCTCGCTGCGCAGCTGGGCGATGATCGCGGGGGTGTTCGGCTTCGTGTTCGTGTGGTTCAACCGGTACGACACCTTCGAAACGGTGATGAAGATCCTGGTCGGAACGATGTTCGTCATCATGGTCGGCCTTGCGATCCTGGTCGCGCCCGGCCTGCCGGACCTCGCGCGGGGGATGGCGTTTTCGCTGCCGGAGGGGTCGCTGTTCTACACGCTCGGCCTGATTGGCGGGGTCGGGGGCACGATTACGACCGCGGCCTATGGCTACTGGACCCAGGCGAAGGGGTGGCGCGGCACGCCATGGTTGCCGATGATGCGCGTGGACAATGCGGTCGCCTATGTCGTCACCGGCATTTTCGTCGTCGCCATGTTGATCGTGGGCGCCGAACTGCTCCATTCCGCCGGCATCGCGCTGGAGGATAGCGACCGCGGATTGCTCGGCCTGTCGGACGTGCTCGAAGCGCGGTTCGGCCGGCTCGTCGCCGCGCTGTTCCTCGTCGGTTTTGCCGCGACATCGGTGTCCTCGCTGCTCGGCGTGTGGCAGGGGATGAGCCTGTTCTTCTCCGACTGGTGGTATCAATTGCGCGGACGTGACGAGGCCGAAGGCGGGCGCGAGGGCAGCACGGCCTATCGCGTGTACCTCGGCTGGCTGACCTTTCCGCCGATGATCCTGCTCTTCGCGGATCGGCCCTTTTTGCTGGTGATCGTCTATGGTGCGTTCGGCGCGCTTTTCATGCCGTTCCTGGCGATCACGCTGCTGTTGCTCAACAATTCGGACCGGCTCCCTGCCGCCGCCCGCAATGGCGCGGTCGCGAATGTGACGCTCGCCGGGTCCGCCGTGCTGTTCGTCATCCTCGCGGTGCAGCAGGTGGTGCAGCTTGCAGGCTAA
- a CDS encoding fructose-specific PTS transporter subunit EIIC — MTKFHVIVADEAAGVRAFLAAEALRKAARAKGHSADIEVRTPNGAVDPLPDGAPGADGTLLLIGPQDAMAPDLVERADRCMTLDAVLADPDAVFGENGTGPADTAPVAANRRIVAVTSCPTGIAHTFMAAEGLQEGAKRLGHAIRVETQGSVGAGEPLSDAEIAAADVVIIAADREVDRSRFACKRVFSSSTKPAISGGAALIERALAEASVQGDTAAAQDTAQPAAKERTGPYKHLMTGVSFMLPFVVAGGLLIAMAFALGGIDANAEAAEGTLAHALFRIGAEGGFALIVPALAGYIAFSIADRPGIAPGMIGGMLANSLGAGFLGGIVAGFVAGYGVYWLNRVIVLPKNLRGLMPVLVLPVLGTLITGLLMIYAIGAPVALALSAMTEWLRAMQGSSAIVLGLILGAMMAFDMGGPVNKAAYAFGIGALASNIYAPMAAVMAAGMTPPLAAALATRLFAARFSAEEREAGGAAAVLGLAFVTEGAIPFAARDPLRMIPAFIAGSSTAGAISMVAGVQLRVPHGGIFVLPIPGAVTHVALYALAIVAGTAVSAALIGLLKRAAPPAATGTSPA, encoded by the coding sequence ATGACCAAATTCCATGTAATCGTCGCCGACGAAGCGGCAGGCGTGCGCGCCTTCCTCGCCGCCGAAGCCTTGCGCAAGGCCGCGCGTGCCAAGGGGCATTCGGCGGATATCGAGGTGCGCACGCCAAACGGCGCGGTCGATCCGCTGCCCGACGGGGCGCCGGGCGCGGATGGCACGTTGCTGCTGATCGGCCCGCAGGACGCCATGGCGCCCGATCTCGTCGAACGCGCGGATCGGTGCATGACGCTGGACGCCGTGCTGGCCGACCCGGATGCGGTATTTGGCGAGAACGGAACCGGGCCTGCCGACACCGCCCCTGTGGCCGCGAACCGTCGCATCGTCGCGGTCACGTCCTGCCCCACCGGCATCGCCCATACCTTCATGGCGGCGGAGGGGTTGCAGGAAGGCGCCAAACGGCTCGGCCATGCGATCCGCGTCGAAACGCAAGGCTCGGTCGGTGCGGGAGAGCCGCTCTCCGATGCGGAAATCGCGGCGGCGGATGTCGTCATCATCGCCGCCGACCGGGAGGTGGACCGGTCCCGATTCGCCTGCAAGCGTGTATTTTCGTCCAGCACGAAGCCCGCCATCTCCGGCGGCGCCGCTCTCATCGAACGCGCCCTCGCCGAAGCATCGGTGCAAGGCGACACCGCCGCCGCGCAGGACACCGCCCAACCCGCGGCGAAGGAGCGGACCGGCCCTTACAAGCATTTGATGACCGGCGTGTCCTTCATGCTGCCCTTCGTGGTGGCGGGCGGGCTGCTCATCGCCATGGCGTTCGCGCTGGGCGGGATCGACGCCAATGCCGAGGCAGCCGAGGGCACGCTGGCCCATGCGCTGTTCCGGATCGGGGCGGAGGGCGGCTTTGCGCTGATCGTGCCGGCGCTGGCGGGCTATATCGCGTTTTCCATCGCGGACAGGCCGGGTATCGCGCCCGGCATGATCGGCGGCATGCTCGCCAATTCGCTGGGCGCCGGGTTCCTGGGCGGAATCGTGGCCGGTTTCGTCGCGGGCTACGGCGTGTACTGGCTCAACCGCGTGATCGTGTTGCCCAAGAACCTGCGCGGGTTGATGCCGGTGCTGGTGCTGCCGGTGCTGGGCACGCTGATCACCGGATTGTTGATGATCTACGCCATCGGTGCGCCGGTTGCGCTCGCGCTGTCGGCGATGACCGAATGGCTCCGCGCGATGCAGGGGTCGAGCGCGATCGTGCTCGGCCTCATCCTCGGCGCGATGATGGCCTTCGACATGGGCGGCCCGGTGAACAAGGCGGCCTACGCCTTCGGCATCGGCGCCCTTGCCAGCAATATTTACGCCCCGATGGCCGCGGTGATGGCCGCCGGCATGACCCCGCCGCTCGCCGCCGCACTGGCAACCCGGCTCTTCGCCGCCCGCTTTTCCGCAGAGGAGCGCGAGGCCGGCGGCGCGGCGGCGGTGCTGGGCCTCGCCTTCGTGACCGAAGGGGCCATTCCGTTTGCCGCGCGCGACCCGCTTCGCATGATCCCGGCCTTCATCGCCGGGTCGTCGACCGCCGGGGCCATTTCCATGGTGGCGGGCGTTCAGCTGCGCGTGCCCCACGGCGGGATCTTCGTGCTGCCGATACCCGGCGCGGTGACGCATGTGGCGCTCTACGCGCTGGCGATCGTCGCAGGGACGGCGGTGAGCGCGGCGCTGATCGGCCTTCTCAAACGCGCGGCGCCGCCCGCCGCCACCGGCACGTCGCCCGCGTAA